A genomic stretch from Amycolatopsis sp. 195334CR includes:
- a CDS encoding thioester reductase domain-containing protein produces the protein MTTTSLRSAPRRLPASPAQPGLWFASAYGADPTAYNQPLVLRPRVPLDHTTLADALSVVHQAHSALRTTFEADGELRQVVHEHLEPSVDVHAFPGGDPETWVAEQVAEIAATVFDLHEGPLARVRHLRLGAGRPSVLVFNIHHTVFDGLSWKTYLRQLEAAYTALFDGREPEVRPERQAEEAYERWSRRVGSPRYWVDKLADAPAAPPIGLPGEEPRRNATHHLALDEQVSARVREFCAAEGVTTSMFFVALCFVLLHRQTRQDDLLLGVPISVRDSGDAEVIGHLTNTVVLRHRLAVDGTARDVLRAVKRDLLDALRHRHTPLESVVSELRAAGSGELFNAMITVMPWEARNLGLRDWGVETWEHPPGGAKYDLAIVVDERPDRYTLIVEHTGGEAFTAFLAQRLETLVGSVLTDPDEKVRDLRWTSIEEERATSELCARRTAAPELGTELTTDLIQTTGGPAVVADGTSTDYASLAQRAEAVAAWLAARGIRDGQPVAVLMRPGLDLVTAVLGILRAGGAYVVLDPGQPVERLDFQLEDCGAQIVLRELPEASGPVEGPRKSPRDTAYIVYTSGSTGRPKGVELTEATLANLVHNQAGPPMRTLQYMPPAFDVFAIEVFGALGNGGTLVIPPASARTDFEELAALLRDERIERVFFPYVALRELAAVLRSSTVDLPDLREVYVTGERLVVTDDLREMFRRCPDARLINAYGPSEAHLCSADRLPADPGEWPALPSIGRVVDGVDAYVFSDTEAAQVAPFGVEGELCVAGPVVSPGYLGLPEKTRQSMIPDPFVPGHLMYRTGDVVVLAPDGRLHYRGRADDQVKIQGYRVEPGEVEAALERELGVDAAAVIAVTSGQDRVLRAFVQGEPPADWRSRLGAVLPGYLIPRDVTRVDTFPVNVNGKTDRRALEAIPATAPPEEPAEWTAQEREMAEVWAEVLEHPPASRDTDFFALGGNSLLAARLHRLVKQRFDTEVGLSALLSTPTVPGMTRSLVTTTAELDLRAEARLGELVVGERREPVNGVVLLTGATGFLGSHLLDELQRTGHRVRCLIRADSVAEARQRLRETFEKFAIDPSRLDEAEICLGDLAAERLGLDDFEARAREVTEVYHAAAHINFVVPYHTVKRTNVDGLRELLGFCGVNRTPLRLISTLGVFPPDDTTGLVEEDTVPGDPASLGIGYSQSKWVAEQLALAARRAGLPVTLHRVGRIGGHSRTGACRHDDFFWLQLKGFALLGCYPEEVTEAPAVDLLPVDYVARALITLSEAEPDDENWHLYHAEGLDWPTILDTIRDQGYPTAPTAQTRWMAELEHQVETRGEGLGPLVPMMREGVLRLGAITFGNEKTRRALAEAGCPPPPADPDWLRRMFEYFRAAGAVPPPAGTDPGGRHA, from the coding sequence ATGACTACCACCAGCCTGCGATCGGCGCCCCGGCGACTGCCCGCGTCCCCGGCCCAGCCCGGCCTGTGGTTCGCCAGTGCCTACGGCGCCGATCCCACCGCGTACAACCAGCCGCTCGTGCTGCGCCCGCGCGTACCGCTGGACCACACCACGCTCGCCGACGCGCTGAGCGTGGTGCACCAGGCGCATTCCGCACTGCGCACCACCTTCGAGGCCGACGGCGAACTGCGGCAGGTGGTGCACGAGCACCTGGAGCCGAGCGTCGACGTGCACGCGTTCCCCGGCGGGGACCCGGAAACCTGGGTGGCCGAGCAGGTGGCGGAGATCGCGGCCACCGTGTTCGACCTGCACGAGGGACCCCTCGCGAGGGTGCGCCACCTGCGGCTCGGCGCCGGGCGGCCGAGCGTGCTGGTGTTCAACATCCACCACACCGTGTTCGACGGCCTGTCCTGGAAGACCTACCTGCGTCAGCTGGAAGCCGCCTACACCGCGTTGTTCGACGGCCGCGAACCCGAGGTGCGGCCGGAACGCCAGGCGGAAGAGGCCTACGAGCGCTGGTCGCGGCGCGTGGGCTCGCCGCGGTACTGGGTGGACAAGCTCGCCGACGCCCCGGCGGCACCGCCGATCGGCCTGCCCGGCGAGGAACCCCGGCGCAACGCCACCCACCACCTCGCCCTGGACGAGCAGGTGTCCGCGCGGGTGCGGGAGTTCTGCGCGGCCGAAGGCGTCACCACCAGCATGTTCTTCGTGGCGCTCTGCTTCGTCCTGCTGCACCGGCAGACGCGGCAGGACGACCTCCTGCTCGGCGTGCCGATCAGCGTCCGCGACAGCGGGGACGCCGAGGTGATCGGCCACCTCACCAACACCGTGGTGCTGCGCCACCGGCTGGCCGTCGACGGCACCGCCCGTGACGTGCTGAGGGCGGTGAAGCGCGACCTGCTCGACGCGCTGCGGCATCGGCACACGCCGCTGGAGTCGGTGGTCAGCGAGCTGCGCGCGGCCGGGTCCGGTGAGCTGTTCAACGCGATGATCACCGTGATGCCGTGGGAGGCGCGGAACCTGGGCCTGCGGGACTGGGGCGTGGAGACCTGGGAGCACCCGCCGGGCGGGGCGAAGTACGACCTGGCGATCGTGGTGGACGAGCGGCCGGACCGGTACACGCTGATCGTCGAGCACACCGGCGGCGAGGCATTCACCGCGTTCTTGGCGCAGCGCCTGGAAACACTGGTCGGGTCGGTGCTCACCGACCCGGACGAGAAGGTCCGCGACCTGCGCTGGACGAGCATCGAGGAGGAGCGGGCGACCAGCGAGCTGTGCGCCCGCCGGACCGCCGCGCCCGAACTGGGCACCGAGCTGACCACCGACCTGATCCAGACCACCGGGGGACCGGCGGTGGTCGCGGACGGCACGAGCACGGACTACGCCTCCCTGGCCCAGCGCGCGGAGGCGGTCGCCGCCTGGCTCGCGGCGCGGGGGATCCGGGACGGGCAGCCGGTCGCGGTGCTGATGAGGCCCGGACTCGACCTGGTGACGGCGGTGCTCGGCATCCTGCGCGCGGGCGGCGCCTACGTCGTGCTCGACCCCGGGCAACCGGTGGAACGGCTGGACTTCCAGCTGGAGGACTGCGGCGCGCAGATCGTGCTGCGCGAACTCCCCGAAGCCAGCGGGCCGGTCGAGGGGCCGCGGAAATCCCCTCGGGACACCGCGTACATCGTCTACACCTCGGGGTCCACCGGCCGGCCCAAGGGCGTCGAGCTGACCGAGGCCACGCTGGCCAACCTGGTGCACAACCAGGCCGGGCCGCCGATGCGCACGCTGCAGTACATGCCACCGGCCTTCGACGTGTTCGCCATCGAGGTCTTCGGGGCCCTGGGCAACGGCGGCACGCTGGTCATCCCGCCCGCTTCGGCGCGCACCGACTTCGAAGAGTTGGCCGCGCTGCTGCGCGACGAGCGGATCGAGCGGGTGTTCTTCCCGTACGTCGCGCTGCGGGAACTGGCCGCCGTCCTGCGTTCGTCCACAGTGGACCTGCCGGACCTGCGCGAGGTGTACGTCACCGGTGAGCGGCTGGTGGTCACCGACGACCTGCGCGAGATGTTCCGGCGGTGCCCGGACGCCCGGCTGATCAACGCCTACGGCCCGTCCGAGGCGCACCTGTGCAGCGCGGACCGGCTCCCGGCCGATCCGGGGGAGTGGCCCGCGCTGCCGTCGATCGGCCGGGTGGTCGACGGGGTCGACGCCTACGTGTTCAGCGACACCGAGGCGGCGCAGGTCGCGCCGTTCGGGGTGGAGGGCGAGCTGTGCGTCGCGGGCCCGGTCGTCTCGCCCGGCTACCTCGGCTTGCCGGAGAAGACGCGGCAGTCGATGATCCCGGATCCGTTCGTGCCGGGGCACCTGATGTACCGGACCGGCGACGTGGTCGTGCTGGCCCCGGACGGGCGCCTGCACTACCGCGGGCGCGCGGACGACCAGGTCAAGATCCAGGGCTACCGCGTGGAACCCGGTGAGGTCGAGGCCGCGCTGGAACGGGAACTCGGGGTGGACGCGGCGGCGGTGATCGCGGTGACGTCCGGTCAGGACCGCGTGCTGCGCGCGTTCGTGCAGGGCGAGCCGCCGGCGGACTGGCGCAGCCGCCTCGGGGCCGTGCTGCCCGGCTACCTGATCCCCCGCGACGTGACCAGGGTCGACACCTTCCCGGTGAACGTGAACGGCAAGACCGACCGTCGCGCGCTGGAGGCGATCCCGGCGACCGCACCGCCCGAAGAACCCGCGGAGTGGACCGCTCAGGAGCGGGAGATGGCCGAGGTGTGGGCCGAGGTGCTGGAGCACCCGCCCGCGTCGCGGGACACCGACTTTTTCGCCCTCGGCGGCAATTCGCTGCTTGCGGCCCGGCTGCACCGGCTGGTCAAGCAGCGCTTCGACACCGAGGTCGGGCTGTCGGCGTTGCTGAGCACCCCGACCGTGCCCGGCATGACCCGCAGTCTCGTCACCACCACCGCGGAACTCGATCTCCGCGCGGAGGCCCGGCTCGGCGAGCTCGTCGTGGGGGAGCGGCGGGAGCCGGTGAACGGGGTGGTCCTGCTCACCGGGGCCACCGGTTTCCTGGGCAGCCACCTGCTCGACGAGTTGCAGCGGACCGGGCACCGCGTGCGCTGCCTGATCCGCGCGGACAGCGTCGCCGAGGCACGGCAGCGCCTGCGCGAGACGTTCGAGAAGTTCGCCATCGACCCGTCGCGGCTGGACGAAGCCGAGATCTGCCTGGGCGATCTCGCCGCGGAACGGCTCGGGCTCGACGACTTCGAAGCGCGGGCCCGGGAGGTCACCGAGGTCTACCACGCGGCCGCGCACATCAACTTCGTCGTGCCGTACCACACGGTCAAGCGCACCAACGTCGACGGACTGCGGGAACTGCTCGGCTTCTGCGGGGTCAACCGCACGCCGCTGCGCCTGATCTCCACCCTGGGTGTGTTCCCGCCCGACGACACCACCGGGCTGGTCGAGGAGGACACCGTTCCCGGTGACCCCGCGTCGCTGGGCATCGGGTACTCGCAGAGCAAGTGGGTGGCCGAACAGCTCGCGCTGGCGGCGCGGCGGGCCGGGTTGCCGGTGACGCTGCACCGCGTGGGCCGCATCGGCGGGCACAGCCGGACCGGCGCCTGCCGGCACGACGACTTCTTCTGGTTGCAGCTGAAGGGATTCGCCCTGCTCGGCTGCTACCCCGAGGAGGTCACCGAGGCACCGGCGGTGGACCTGCTGCCGGTGGACTACGTGGCGCGGGCGCTGATCACGCTGTCCGAAGCCGAACCGGACGACGAGAACTGGCACCTTTACCACGCGGAGGGCCTAGACTGGCCCACCATCCTCGACACCATCCGCGACCAGGGTTATCCGACCGCGCCCACCGCGCAGACCCGGTGGATGGCCGAGCTGGAACACCAGGTCGAGACCCGCGGTGAGGGACTGGGCCCGCTGGTGCCGATGATGCGCGAGGGCGTGCTGCGCCTGGGCGCGATCACCTTCGGCAACGAGAAGACCCGGCGCGCGCTGGCCGAGGCCGGCTGCCCGCCACCACCGGCGGACCCGGACTGGCTCCGCCGGATGTTCGAGTACTTCCGCGCCGCCGGGGCCGTGCCGCCGCCGGCCGGGACCGATCCGGGAGGTCGTCATGCCTGA
- a CDS encoding NAD(P)/FAD-dependent oxidoreductase, translating into MPEFEPRSVVIIGAGPVGCALATLLRRQGLEVDVFERGAASAGTGSGHSFNLTLTSRGLDCLPKSVRRRLYLQGSVLVKRIIHHRDGAISTQPYGATNAHHLLSIPRGVLQDILRDQALRAGARIHYGQACVDVDPGRPAALLRSADGTTTWAAGELLVACDGANSAVRGAIATDHPAELWVDRDTIPHGYAEITMDYGDADPTGMHLWPRDDHFLQAQPNRDQTFTTSLFKPLAGGTRHFSELTSPEQVREHCATEFPDVFVRMAGVGKDLTNRGPGLLRIVNCGPYHHRRTVLVGDAAHAVVPFFGQGINCSFEDVATLARLLEKFQFAARWESGPIAEAVAEEYSDARVAAGHALAELSLRNFEELSNHVNSPAFLARRALEARLHEQHPDLFTPLYQLVAFTNVPYDVAQRLHREASEVLDAACLGRDPRRDQDAIIDEFVRRYDRGLVPARRRAG; encoded by the coding sequence ATGCCTGAGTTCGAGCCGCGTTCGGTGGTGATCATCGGCGCCGGGCCGGTGGGGTGCGCCCTGGCCACGCTGCTGCGGCGGCAGGGCCTGGAAGTGGACGTGTTCGAGCGGGGCGCGGCGTCGGCGGGCACCGGGTCCGGGCACTCGTTCAACCTCACGCTCACCTCGCGCGGCCTGGACTGCCTGCCCAAATCGGTCCGGCGGCGGCTCTACCTGCAGGGTTCGGTGCTGGTCAAGCGGATCATCCACCACCGCGACGGCGCGATCTCCACCCAGCCCTACGGCGCCACGAACGCGCACCACCTGCTGTCCATCCCGCGCGGGGTGCTCCAGGACATCCTGCGTGACCAGGCGTTGCGCGCGGGCGCGCGGATCCACTACGGGCAGGCGTGCGTGGACGTCGACCCGGGCCGTCCGGCCGCGTTGCTGCGCAGTGCCGACGGCACCACCACCTGGGCCGCCGGTGAACTGCTGGTCGCCTGCGACGGGGCCAACAGCGCGGTGCGCGGTGCGATCGCCACCGACCACCCCGCCGAGCTGTGGGTGGACCGCGACACGATCCCGCACGGTTACGCGGAGATCACCATGGACTACGGCGACGCCGATCCCACCGGCATGCACCTGTGGCCGCGAGACGACCACTTCCTGCAGGCCCAGCCGAACCGGGACCAGACCTTCACCACGAGCCTGTTCAAACCGCTGGCCGGCGGCACCCGGCACTTCTCCGAGCTGACCTCGCCCGAGCAGGTCCGCGAGCACTGCGCGACCGAGTTCCCCGACGTGTTCGTGCGGATGGCCGGGGTCGGCAAGGACCTGACCAACCGCGGGCCTGGGCTGCTGCGGATCGTCAACTGCGGCCCGTACCACCACCGGCGCACGGTGCTGGTCGGCGACGCCGCGCACGCCGTGGTCCCGTTCTTCGGGCAGGGCATCAACTGCAGCTTCGAGGACGTCGCGACGCTGGCCCGGTTGCTGGAGAAGTTCCAGTTCGCGGCCCGCTGGGAGAGCGGTCCGATCGCGGAGGCGGTGGCCGAGGAGTACAGCGACGCGCGGGTCGCGGCCGGGCACGCGCTGGCCGAACTCTCGCTGCGCAACTTCGAGGAGCTGTCGAACCACGTGAACAGCCCGGCGTTCCTGGCCCGCCGGGCGCTGGAGGCGCGGCTGCACGAGCAGCACCCGGACCTGTTCACCCCGCTCTACCAGCTGGTGGCGTTCACCAACGTGCCCTACGACGTGGCGCAGCGGCTGCACCGGGAGGCGAGCGAGGTGCTGGACGCGGCCTGTCTCGGCCGGGACCCGCGGCGTGACCAGGACGCCATCATCGACGAGTTCGTCCGGCGGTACGACCGCGGCCTGGTCCCGGCGAGGCGGCGGGCCGGATGA
- a CDS encoding response regulator transcription factor, with protein sequence MADCEGLEEMVNDLRRHGFEAESASTGAAAMASYRSFDVVLIDLDLTDFDGLTLCREIRNASDIPMIGFASLRELDRVLALEGGCDDCIAKPYRSRELMARIEALLRRVRMATQPTLSAGRLEICPALREVRLGDQPVELTRKEFELLRLLAGEPDKVFTRAELLRRIWAYDNVGEEVTSLASRTIDTHLSSIRKKLGSAHWIITVRGVGFRFNEQTPEPDPADAGRSGGAAG encoded by the coding sequence GTGGCGGATTGCGAGGGCCTCGAAGAGATGGTCAACGACCTCCGCCGCCACGGCTTCGAGGCCGAATCGGCCTCCACCGGTGCCGCGGCGATGGCCTCCTACCGCAGCTTCGACGTGGTGCTCATCGATCTGGACCTGACCGACTTCGACGGCCTGACCCTGTGCCGGGAGATCCGCAACGCCAGCGACATCCCGATGATCGGCTTCGCCTCGCTCCGCGAGCTCGACCGCGTGCTCGCGCTGGAGGGCGGGTGTGACGACTGCATCGCCAAGCCGTACCGCAGCCGGGAGCTGATGGCGCGCATCGAGGCGCTGCTGCGGCGGGTCCGGATGGCCACCCAGCCCACGCTCAGCGCCGGGCGGCTGGAGATCTGCCCCGCCCTGCGCGAGGTCCGGCTCGGCGACCAGCCGGTCGAGCTGACCCGCAAGGAGTTCGAGCTGCTGCGCCTGCTCGCCGGTGAACCGGACAAGGTGTTCACCAGGGCGGAGCTGCTGCGGCGGATCTGGGCCTACGACAACGTCGGCGAGGAGGTGACCTCGCTGGCCAGCCGGACCATCGACACGCACCTGAGCAGCATCCGCAAGAAGCTCGGCTCCGCGCACTGGATCATCACCGTGCGCGGGGTCGGCTTCCGGTTCAACGAGCAGACCCCCGAACCGGACCCCGCCGACGCGGGCCGGTCCGGCGGGGCCGCCGGGTAG
- a CDS encoding NAD(P)/FAD-dependent oxidoreductase — protein sequence MIVVGAGLAGLGAALELAKRGIQVTVFEASGHPGGRTRTLRHPFSDGLYAEAGAMTVTENCHYTMHYLKEMGLETAPSDLVDTDFSYHRNGTRIRPDRIAAHAGELGLHPAERELSIQDMIAQYVTTPNEGIGPELVELTWTPTPRLLELDRISVREILEQRGASAAAISLIEPLFLEMRGGELEAASAMAWARYESGPRALSTAGAEWHKIKGGTDLLARALAGQLTDRIHYGKPVVRVAQDEHEAQVSFLDHNRIRTASADRVLITAPFSALRRVNLSMAGLSAEKHAAIRRLRYCSAVRVFLQVREKFWPEDKLMLSTDTPICTVRDATPSAPGPRKIVECWLTGWAAQAAAQLSPDERINFALNQLEPLLPGARDHFEIGTSIAWDTEPYIEGAYILPETGHAEIMAHTRKPEGRIHFAGEHTAFEPNGGSMNYALESAVRTMVELSAA from the coding sequence GTGATCGTCGTCGGAGCCGGGCTGGCCGGCCTCGGCGCGGCACTCGAACTCGCCAAACGCGGAATTCAGGTGACCGTATTCGAAGCGAGCGGGCACCCGGGCGGCCGGACGCGAACGCTGCGTCACCCGTTTTCCGACGGGCTGTACGCGGAAGCCGGCGCGATGACGGTCACCGAGAATTGTCATTACACCATGCACTACCTGAAGGAAATGGGCCTGGAAACCGCGCCCAGCGATCTGGTCGACACCGATTTCAGCTACCACCGCAACGGCACGCGCATCCGGCCCGACCGGATCGCGGCGCACGCCGGCGAGCTGGGCCTGCACCCGGCCGAGCGCGAGCTGTCGATCCAGGACATGATCGCCCAGTACGTCACCACGCCCAACGAGGGCATCGGCCCGGAACTGGTGGAGCTCACCTGGACGCCGACCCCGCGCCTGCTCGAGCTCGACCGGATCTCCGTGCGCGAGATCCTCGAGCAGCGCGGCGCCTCGGCGGCCGCGATCAGCCTGATCGAGCCGCTGTTCCTGGAGATGCGCGGCGGCGAGCTGGAGGCCGCGTCCGCGATGGCCTGGGCCCGCTACGAATCCGGTCCGCGGGCGCTGTCCACCGCCGGCGCCGAATGGCACAAGATCAAGGGCGGCACCGACCTGCTGGCGCGGGCGCTGGCCGGGCAGCTCACCGACCGCATCCACTACGGCAAGCCGGTGGTGCGCGTCGCCCAGGACGAGCACGAGGCGCAGGTCAGCTTCCTCGACCACAACCGGATCCGGACCGCGAGCGCCGACCGCGTCCTGATCACCGCGCCTTTCAGCGCGCTGCGCCGGGTCAACCTGTCGATGGCCGGGCTGTCCGCGGAAAAGCACGCCGCGATCCGCCGGCTCCGGTACTGCTCGGCGGTGCGCGTCTTCCTGCAGGTGCGGGAGAAGTTCTGGCCGGAGGACAAGCTGATGCTGTCCACGGACACCCCGATCTGCACGGTCCGCGACGCCACCCCGAGCGCGCCGGGGCCGCGCAAAATCGTGGAGTGCTGGCTGACCGGATGGGCGGCGCAGGCCGCCGCGCAGCTGAGCCCGGACGAACGCATCAATTTCGCGCTGAACCAGCTCGAACCATTGTTGCCGGGCGCACGGGACCATTTCGAAATCGGCACCTCGATCGCCTGGGACACCGAACCCTACATCGAGGGCGCCTATATTCTGCCGGAAACCGGGCACGCCGAAATCATGGCGCACACCCGGAAACCGGAGGGCCGGATTCATTTCGCCGGTGAGCACACCGCGTTCGAACCGAATGGCGGATCGATGAATTACGCACTGGAGTCGGCCGTGCGCACCATGGTCGAACTTTCCGCCGCCTGA
- the asnB gene encoding asparagine synthase (glutamine-hydrolyzing), with protein MCGIAGWADFDRDLTGEVGVLRKMVDTMALRGPDDEGLWVRRHVALGHRRLSVIDLDGGAQPMVTPETLPDGTPLAAISYSGEVYNFGELRDELELRGHRFRTRSDTEVVLRAYLEWGPGFVARLNGMFAFAIWDSRAEELLLYRDRLGIKPLFYYPLRSGVLFGSEPKAVLAHPESRAVLSLDGLRDVLSFLRVPGQTPLDGLYEVRPGHVLRVRAGRRVEERYWELQAWPHTDDVPTSVDTVRGLLDDIVPRQMVADVPLCTLLSGGLDSSALTALAQGALNTGRGGRIRSFSVDFAGHVENFEPEVFREAPDAPFAAELVEHVGTEHREILLDNAKLASSSVRAAAWDAWDLPYGIGDHGPSLYLLFQAVRGESTVALSGESADEVFGGYLWFHDRRAVEADTFPWHALGERPVTEEATAFLHEDLVAELRLAEYIDDQYRTAVAEVPHLASESPHEHRMRVASYLNLTRFLPIMLDRKDRMSMANGLEVRVPFCDHRLVEYVFNAPWSVKTFDGREKSLLRAATEDLLPRSITERRKAPYPSTQDSGYDRMIKQELGAVVADPDAPGLPLFDLDAIHAHLAAPVKRSPSMIERALRDETPVRLNAWLDSYRVGLGW; from the coding sequence ATGTGCGGAATCGCGGGTTGGGCCGACTTCGATCGTGATCTCACCGGCGAGGTGGGTGTGCTCCGGAAAATGGTGGACACGATGGCGTTGCGCGGCCCCGACGACGAGGGGCTGTGGGTGCGGCGGCACGTCGCGCTCGGGCACCGGCGGCTGTCGGTGATCGATCTCGACGGCGGCGCGCAGCCGATGGTCACCCCGGAGACCCTGCCCGACGGCACGCCGCTGGCGGCGATCAGCTACAGCGGCGAGGTCTACAACTTCGGCGAACTCCGCGACGAGCTGGAGCTGCGCGGCCACCGCTTCCGGACCAGGAGTGACACCGAGGTGGTGCTGCGGGCCTACCTGGAGTGGGGGCCGGGGTTCGTGGCGCGGCTCAACGGCATGTTCGCCTTCGCCATCTGGGACAGCCGGGCCGAGGAACTGCTGCTGTACCGGGACCGGCTGGGCATCAAGCCGCTGTTCTACTACCCGCTCCGCAGCGGGGTGCTGTTCGGGTCCGAGCCCAAGGCGGTGCTGGCGCACCCGGAGAGCCGCGCGGTGCTCTCGCTCGACGGGCTGCGCGACGTGCTGTCGTTCCTGCGGGTTCCCGGGCAGACGCCGCTGGACGGGCTGTACGAGGTGCGCCCGGGGCACGTGCTGCGGGTGCGGGCGGGCCGCCGGGTCGAGGAGCGGTACTGGGAGCTCCAGGCGTGGCCGCACACCGACGACGTGCCCACCAGCGTGGACACGGTGCGCGGGCTGCTCGACGACATCGTGCCGCGGCAGATGGTGGCCGACGTGCCGCTGTGCACCCTGCTCTCCGGCGGGCTCGACTCCAGCGCGCTGACCGCGCTGGCCCAGGGCGCGCTGAACACCGGCCGTGGTGGCCGGATCCGGAGTTTCTCGGTGGATTTCGCCGGGCACGTGGAGAACTTCGAGCCGGAGGTGTTCCGGGAGGCGCCGGACGCGCCGTTCGCCGCGGAGCTGGTGGAGCACGTGGGTACCGAGCACCGGGAAATCCTGCTGGACAACGCGAAACTGGCCTCATCGAGCGTGCGCGCGGCGGCGTGGGACGCGTGGGATCTCCCGTACGGGATCGGCGACCACGGTCCGTCGTTGTACCTGCTGTTCCAGGCGGTGCGGGGCGAATCGACGGTCGCGCTGTCCGGGGAGTCCGCGGACGAGGTCTTCGGCGGGTACCTGTGGTTCCACGACCGGCGCGCGGTCGAAGCGGACACGTTCCCCTGGCACGCGCTCGGTGAGCGGCCGGTGACCGAGGAGGCGACCGCGTTCCTGCACGAGGACCTGGTCGCCGAGCTCCGGCTTGCGGAGTACATCGACGACCAGTACCGCACGGCGGTGGCGGAGGTGCCGCACCTGGCCTCGGAAAGCCCGCACGAGCACCGGATGCGGGTGGCGAGTTACCTGAACCTGACCCGGTTCCTGCCGATCATGCTGGACCGCAAGGACCGGATGAGCATGGCGAACGGGCTCGAGGTGCGGGTGCCGTTCTGCGACCACCGGCTGGTGGAGTACGTGTTCAACGCGCCGTGGTCGGTCAAGACCTTCGACGGGCGGGAGAAGAGCCTGCTGCGCGCGGCGACGGAGGACCTGTTGCCGCGGTCGATCACCGAGCGGCGGAAGGCGCCGTACCCGTCGACGCAGGATTCGGGGTACGACCGGATGATCAAGCAGGAGCTGGGCGCGGTGGTCGCCGACCCGGACGCGCCGGGATTGCCGCTGTTCGACCTCGACGCGATCCACGCGCACCTGGCGGCGCCGGTGAAGCGGTCGCCGTCGATGATCGAACGGGCGTTGCGCGACGAGACCCCGGTCCGGTTGAACGCCTGGCTGGATTCGTACCGGGTCGGGCTGGGGTGGTGA
- a CDS encoding pyridoxamine 5'-phosphate oxidase family protein, with protein MALSREEREKFLAEPHIGALSVAEHDDRAPLTVPIWYQYSPGGELWIHTPPRSRKARAIEAAGRFSLMVQRTTPTVRYVSVEGPVTGTAPASHERSWEMAARYLEPEKVAGFVEFERSQLGEHIAIFLRPEHWISADLGPF; from the coding sequence ATGGCGTTGTCGAGAGAAGAACGGGAAAAGTTCCTCGCCGAACCCCACATCGGGGCGTTGTCGGTGGCCGAACACGACGACCGCGCGCCGTTGACCGTGCCGATCTGGTACCAGTACTCACCCGGCGGGGAGCTCTGGATCCACACGCCACCCCGTTCGCGGAAAGCGCGGGCGATCGAGGCCGCCGGGCGGTTCAGCCTGATGGTCCAGCGCACCACGCCGACCGTCCGGTACGTCTCCGTCGAGGGGCCGGTCACCGGCACCGCGCCGGCCAGCCACGAGCGCTCGTGGGAGATGGCCGCCCGCTACCTCGAACCGGAGAAGGTCGCCGGGTTCGTCGAGTTCGAACGGTCCCAGCTCGGCGAGCACATCGCCATCTTCCTGCGCCCCGAGCACTGGATCTCCGCCGACCTGGGACCGTTCTGA
- a CDS encoding phosphatase PAP2 family protein, with product MPIARVRPALSEIALLALVFAGFIWLHGTAKSDAATATANALALQSLERALHLDIVPGLNRWLVEHPALIQPAVLYYRLYYVVLLGVLVWLFRRHTEVYRTARRTLIAMAVLVLPVFWALPMSPPRFATPGVVDIIAEHDLFGDHSARALESGQNVYSAMPSMHTAWALWCAYAAWLALRTTRPRLAWLPWLFPLGMIAVVFTTGNHYVLDIVGSVVLLLASIAVVAALPKLLPKLSRS from the coding sequence GTGCCGATCGCGCGGGTCCGTCCAGCACTCTCCGAGATCGCCTTGCTGGCGCTGGTGTTCGCGGGCTTCATCTGGCTCCACGGCACCGCGAAGTCGGACGCCGCGACGGCCACCGCCAACGCGCTGGCCCTGCAGTCGCTGGAACGCGCCCTGCACCTGGACATCGTGCCGGGGCTGAACCGGTGGCTGGTCGAGCACCCGGCGCTCATCCAGCCCGCGGTGCTCTACTACCGCCTGTACTACGTGGTGCTGCTCGGTGTTCTGGTGTGGCTCTTCCGCCGGCACACCGAGGTCTACCGGACGGCGCGCCGGACGCTCATCGCGATGGCGGTGCTGGTGCTGCCCGTGTTCTGGGCGCTGCCGATGTCACCACCGCGCTTCGCCACGCCGGGCGTCGTCGACATCATCGCCGAGCACGACCTCTTCGGCGATCATTCCGCGCGAGCGCTCGAAAGCGGTCAGAACGTCTATTCGGCGATGCCCAGCATGCACACGGCGTGGGCGTTGTGGTGCGCGTACGCCGCGTGGCTCGCGCTGCGGACGACGCGTCCGCGGCTGGCGTGGCTGCCGTGGCTGTTCCCGCTGGGCATGATCGCGGTCGTGTTCACCACGGGCAACCACTACGTGCTCGACATCGTGGGCAGCGTGGTGCTGCTGCTCGCCTCCATCGCCGTCGTCGCCGCACTGCCCAAGCTGCTGCCCAAGCTGTCGAGGTCCTGA